The Erythrobacter litoralis HTCC2594 nucleotide sequence CCCACCCGCACAACGACATGGAAATCATCACATATGTCCGCAAAGGCGCCATCACCCATCGCGACAGCATGGGCAATGAAGGCCGCACGGAAGCGGGCGATGTCCAGGTCATGAGCGCAGGCAGCGGCGTGCAGCATTCCGAATGGAACGCCGAGGAGGTGGACACCACGCTGTTCCAGCTATGGATCATCCCCAGCGAACGCGGCGGTCAGCCAAGCTGGGGCGCACGCAAGTTCCCGAAGGATGACCGTGCAGGTTCGTTCGTCCCGCTCGCCAGTGGAGTGGCCAACGACGACGATGCGCTGCCGATCCGCACCGATGCCCGCGTGCTCGGCGCGACGGTGAAGGCGGGCGAGAGCGTCACCTACACCCCGCGCGATGCCTCGCGCCACCTCTACCTCGTGCCTGCCACCGGCAAGGTGAAGGTCGAGGACGTGGAGGCGAAGGCGCGTGACGGTGTCGCCATCACTCGGCAGGACAGCGTCACCATCACTGCGCTCGAGGACAGCGAACTCGTCCTCGTCGACGCGGCCTGACCCCCGGCCTCGCCCTCACCCCCGAGGGCGGGGCATTTCATTTCCAAGCAGGAGAATTTCCATGTCCACCATCCTTCACATCACCGCCAGCATCCGCGGCGACGAATCGATTTCGCGCGCGCTCAGCTCCAAGCTGGTCGAGCGCCTCTCTGGGACCGACACCAAGGTCATCACGCGTGACCTGTCGCAAAACGACATTCCCTATGTCGATGCCGACCGCTTCGCCGCCAACCTGTCGCCCTATACCGAGCGCTCGCCCGAGCAGCAGGAACTGGCCGCCATCGCCGATACGCTGATCGAAGAATTGCAGGCGGCCGATACCATCGTCCTTGGCGTACCGATCTACAACTTCTCCGTCCCCGCCACCGTCAAGGCCTGGGCCGACACGGTCGCCCGCGCGGGCACGACGTTCGAATACACCCCGACCGGGCCGAAGGGTAAGCTGGACGGGAAGAAAGCCTACATCACCGTCGCATCGGGCGGCACGCCGGTCGGCAGCGAAGTCGACTTCATGAGCCCGTGGTTGAAATTCTTCCTCGGCTTCCTCGGTATCTCCGAGGTCGAAGTGGTCGCGACCGCCGACGGCATCATGGGCGAAGGCGGCGAAGAGAAGATCGCCTCCGCGCACAAACAGGTCGAGCAGGTCGCGGCCTGATCGACCCAGCGCAGGCGCCAAGGCCGCGACGTTCCCGCCACCGGGGGCGTCGCGGCTACAGCCTCGGCCGGACCAGCAGCGGCTTGAAGATCGTGCCGCTCGGGCGGACGAGGATGATCGCCACGCCGGCCATGGCGATGGCGGCGCCGATCAGCAGCGGCCAGCCGATCGGGTCGCCCGTCAGCCAGGCGCCGAGCGCAATGGTCAGCAGTGGATTGATCAGCGTCAGCGGCACCAGCAGGTTGGCGTCATGCTCCTGCAGCAACTTGAAATAGGCCGAATGCGCCACGACTGAAACAACCAGTCCGGCAAATAGCACGCATAGTCCGACCAGCAGGGGCTCCGCCCGCACCGCGGCGACCTGTCCCGTTTCCGATCCGAAGGACAGCGGCGCCACCACCACGATCGAGATGACCGCGGCCCAGGCTTGCATTTCGACCGATCCGATGGTGATCTTCTTGAAGAAGACCGAGCCGACCGCGCCGACCAGCACCGACAGGATAATGAAGAGCAATCCGATGCCGCTCTCGCTGCCCGACGGCGAGCCGATCGCGATCGCGACTCCGGCAAAGGCCAGCGCGATGCCGATCCCGCGCCGCCAGCGCACTTTCTCGCCGAGAATGAACATCGCGAAAATCACCGTCAGCGGAGCGCCGGCTAGCGAGACGATCCCCGCTGCGGACGGGCTTGCCGTCTGCAATCCGATATAGAGCAGTGCGAAGGAGCCGCCGCTGATCGACAGGCCAACCAGCAGGACGCGCACCGGATCGGGCGGGATGCGGCGCAGGAAAGGGATCAGCACCACCGCCACCAGCAGCGAGCGCAGCACGGTGTAGAACAGCGGCGGCACGGCGAGATCGTCGACCGCCCATTTGCTGACGATGGTGTTGAAGGCCCAGGCGCAATTGCAGAACAGCATGATTGCGAGGCTCTTGGCATTCATCGCGGGTCAGCTCTCCGGTACGTTGTCTTTTAGCTCGGCCAGCCACACCTCCGCCACCGCATCGCTCGGCGCGCGCCAGTCGCCGCGCGGGCTGAGCGCACCGCCGCTGGAGACTTTGGGGCCATTGGGGAGCGCGCTGCGCTTGAACTGGCTGAACTGGAAGAAGCGCCAGAGGAACTTTTCGAGCCAGTGGCGGATGGTCGCGAGGTCGTAAGCGTTCTTGCGATCCTCGGGGAATCCTTCGGGCCATTCGCCCGCTTCGATATCCTTCCAGGCATGCCATGCGAGGAACGCCACCTTGCTCGGGCTCTGGCCGTAGCGGACGATGTGGTGAAGGAAGAAGTCGTTGAGCTCGTAGGGCCCGATGGTGCTTTCGGTGCTTTGTATCTCGCCGTCCTCACCCGCCGGGACCAGTTCGGGCGAAATCTCGGTATCGAGGATCGCGCCCAGTACCGCGCTGCATTCAGGCACAAATTGCTCGGTCTCGATGGTCCAGCGGATGAGGTACTGGATCAGCGTCTTGGGCACGCCCGCATTGACGCCATAGTGGCTCATGTGGTCGCCTACGCCATAGGTGCACCAGCCGAGCGCGAGTTCGCTGAGGTCTCCGGTCCCGACAACGAAACCCTTATGCTGGCCGGCGAGCCGGAACAGGTAGTCCGTCCGCAGCCCCGCCTGCACGTTTTCGAAGGTCGTGTCGTAAACCGGTTCGCCATCGGCGAAGGCGTGGCCGATATTCTCCAGCATGGTCCGCGCGGTCGGCTTGATGTCGATCTCCTCGGCGGTGATCTCCATCGCTTGCATCAGCTTCCATGCATTCGACTTGGTGTAGTCGGACGTCGCGAAGCCCGGCATGGTGTAGCCGCGAATGGTCGTGCGGGGCAGGCCAAGCCGGTCGCAGGCCTTGGCGGCGACGATCAGCGCGTGGGTGCTGTCGAGACCGCCCGAAATGCCGATGACGAGGCTCTTGGGACCGGTCGCCTTGATCCGCCGCATCAGCGCATCGACCTGGATGTTGAACGCCTCGTAGCAATCTTCGTCCAGCGTCGCGCGGTTGTTGGGCACGAAGGGGAAACGGCGGATCGGGCGCATCAGGCCGGTATCGCCGCCGGTGCCGGCATGCTGGAATTCTATGCGGCGATACCAGTCCTCGGGTCGGCCCTCGTGCTCGGCGGCGTCGCTGAAGGTCTGGTTGCGCATGCGTTCGGCGAGGATACGCTGGATATCGATATCGACCGCGCAGAGCTCGGTATCGAGATCGAAGCGCGTGCTTTGCTTCATCAGCTCGCCCATTTCATAGACGACGCCCTGCCCGTCCCACGACAGGTCGGTCGTGCTTTCGCCGAAACCGCTGGCGGAATAGGCGTAGGCGCAGATCGATCGGGCCGAGCTGGATCGGCAATGCAGGTGGCGATCGTCGGCGCGGCCGATGGTGATCGGACTGGCGGAAAGATTGGCGAGGATCGTCGCGCTTGCCAGTGCCGCCAGCGTGCCCGGCGGATTGGGCGACCAGAAATCCTCGCAGATCTCGATGCCGAAGGTGAATCCCGGCAGGTCGTGCGCGGCGAAGATCAGGTCGGTGCCGAACGGCATTCTCTCACCGTTCAGCGCAATCTCCAGCCCCTGGCAATTGCGGCCATGGGCGAAATGCCGCTTCTCGTAGAATTCGCGGTAATTGGGCAGGAAGCTCTTGGGCACCACGCCCAGCACGCGTCCTCGTGATAGGGCAAGCGCGCAATTGTAGATTTTCCCGTTCCGTCTCAGCGGCGCGCCGATGATGAGCACGGGCGAGAGATCGCGCGTGGCCTGCGCGATTGCGCCGACTGCGGCTTCGCTCGCGTCGAGCATCGCGGTCTGCAGGTGCAGATCGTCGATGGCGTAGGAAGAGACGCACAGTTCGGGATAGACGACGAGATCGACCTCCAGATCATGCGCTTTGCGCGCCTCGGCGATGATGCCGTCGCGGTTGAAGGGCACGTCAGCTGTTCGAACAGCCGGCGTAGCCGTGGCGACGCGGATCATGCCTTGGCGGTGGCGATCGTAGAAGGGATGTGCGGCGTCGCTCATACGGGCTGTGCCTTTCCTGGTGGGGATGTTGTCTTCGGGTCGGGCCTCTTCGAGCCAATCGCCGGGATCGCAGACGCCGAGCGCGGCGAGCCGTTTCTGAACGGGCGGGCGGGCGACCTTGCCCTTGACTTCCCAGCCATAAACCGTGCGGCTAGCCCATGGCTGTGGCGCACCATAGCGCGCACCGAACTCCTCCGCCGAAAGCGGCGGATCGTGGGTTTCGCGAAAGCGGCGGATTTTGGCGCCTGCCTGATGCATGGCGGATCGGTATCCCAAGAGGATACTACGCGGCAAGCAATTCCTGTGCCTTGGGCCCGCGCCGCAGCATTTCGATCAGGCCGCGTTCGTGGCGGGTGAGATATTTGGTGGAGCGCGGCAGTGTTACGCTCTCGCGGAATTCGCCCCAGCCCTCGTCGCGCGAGAGCACGTCGATGATCGCCGGATGGATATAGCTGTTGCGCGCTACCGTCGGCGTATTGCCGAGCTTCTCCGACACTTCGTCCAATAGCGCGCCCATGGCCGGGCGCTTCCTGGCTTGCTCGAGTAGCGAGAAGCCCAGCACGCTCGCATGCCAGGTGCGGAAATTCTTGGCCGAGAATTCCTCACCCATCGTTTCGCGCAGGTAATCGTTCACATCGCCGCTGCCGATCTCGTGACGCTGGCCATCGGCGTCGTAATACTGGAACAGGTGCTGGCCCGGGACATCGCGCGCATCCTCGACCGCGCGCGCGAGCTTTTCGTCCTCGAGCGTCAGTTCGCGCTCCTTGCCACCCTTGCCGACGAAGCGGATATGCACCGTGCTGCCTTCGATCCGCGCATGGCGATCGCGCAGGGTCGAGGCGCCGAAGCTCTTGTTGGTTTTCTTGTAGATCTCGTTCCCGATCCGCACGAAGCCCATGTCGAGCAGCCGCACCACGGCGGCGAGCACGCGTTCGCGGGTCGGGCTAGCGCCTTCGATATCCTCTTCGACACGCCTGCGGATCAGCGGCAGCAATTCGCCGAAGGCCAGGCATTGGTCGAATTTCTCGCCCTCGCGCATGGCACGGAAATCGGGGTGGTAGCGATATTGCTTGCGCCCGCGATCGTCATAGCCGGTGGCCAGGATATGGCCGTTGGGCGCGGGGCAGAACCAGGCATCGCGATAGGCCGGCGGCAGCGCGATGGCGTTGAGCCGCGCCTTTTCCTTCAGGCATTTGATAAGCCGACCCTTGGGATCGTAATAGGCAAAGCCGCGACCCGCACCCTTGCGGCTGATGCCGGGCAGGCTGTCGTCGACATAGATCAGGTCGTCGGGGTGCGTGGCCATGGCGAGTCAACCGACCACCCGCCTCCGCGGTTCCTTCGGTCGGGCACATTCTTGCGCGGCCCTTCGGCCTGGGGTGACGGCTGGCATCGATAGCATACGCACCTGCCCTTGCGCTTGCGGTAACAAACCTCCAATCCCATTCGAAAGGCACCGCAAGAGCGCCGCAACAGGAGCGATACCGAATGGCAGACCCAACCTATACCCCGCCCGAAGTCTGGACCCAC carries:
- a CDS encoding pirin family protein, with the translated sequence MIELRPFNSLGAANHGWLDAHHHFSFANYHDPARVNWGSLRVWNDDTIAPGTGFPTHPHNDMEIITYVRKGAITHRDSMGNEGRTEAGDVQVMSAGSGVQHSEWNAEEVDTTLFQLWIIPSERGGQPSWGARKFPKDDRAGSFVPLASGVANDDDALPIRTDARVLGATVKAGESVTYTPRDASRHLYLVPATGKVKVEDVEAKARDGVAITRQDSVTITALEDSELVLVDAA
- a CDS encoding FMN-dependent NADH-azoreductase, giving the protein MSTILHITASIRGDESISRALSSKLVERLSGTDTKVITRDLSQNDIPYVDADRFAANLSPYTERSPEQQELAAIADTLIEELQAADTIVLGVPIYNFSVPATVKAWADTVARAGTTFEYTPTGPKGKLDGKKAYITVASGGTPVGSEVDFMSPWLKFFLGFLGISEVEVVATADGIMGEGGEEKIASAHKQVEQVAA
- a CDS encoding DMT family transporter, which produces MNAKSLAIMLFCNCAWAFNTIVSKWAVDDLAVPPLFYTVLRSLLVAVVLIPFLRRIPPDPVRVLLVGLSISGGSFALLYIGLQTASPSAAGIVSLAGAPLTVIFAMFILGEKVRWRRGIGIALAFAGVAIAIGSPSGSESGIGLLFIILSVLVGAVGSVFFKKITIGSVEMQAWAAVISIVVVAPLSFGSETGQVAAVRAEPLLVGLCVLFAGLVVSVVAHSAYFKLLQEHDANLLVPLTLINPLLTIALGAWLTGDPIGWPLLIGAAIAMAGVAIILVRPSGTIFKPLLVRPRL
- a CDS encoding NAD(+) synthase; this translates as MSDAAHPFYDRHRQGMIRVATATPAVRTADVPFNRDGIIAEARKAHDLEVDLVVYPELCVSSYAIDDLHLQTAMLDASEAAVGAIAQATRDLSPVLIIGAPLRRNGKIYNCALALSRGRVLGVVPKSFLPNYREFYEKRHFAHGRNCQGLEIALNGERMPFGTDLIFAAHDLPGFTFGIEICEDFWSPNPPGTLAALASATILANLSASPITIGRADDRHLHCRSSSARSICAYAYSASGFGESTTDLSWDGQGVVYEMGELMKQSTRFDLDTELCAVDIDIQRILAERMRNQTFSDAAEHEGRPEDWYRRIEFQHAGTGGDTGLMRPIRRFPFVPNNRATLDEDCYEAFNIQVDALMRRIKATGPKSLVIGISGGLDSTHALIVAAKACDRLGLPRTTIRGYTMPGFATSDYTKSNAWKLMQAMEITAEEIDIKPTARTMLENIGHAFADGEPVYDTTFENVQAGLRTDYLFRLAGQHKGFVVGTGDLSELALGWCTYGVGDHMSHYGVNAGVPKTLIQYLIRWTIETEQFVPECSAVLGAILDTEISPELVPAGEDGEIQSTESTIGPYELNDFFLHHIVRYGQSPSKVAFLAWHAWKDIEAGEWPEGFPEDRKNAYDLATIRHWLEKFLWRFFQFSQFKRSALPNGPKVSSGGALSPRGDWRAPSDAVAEVWLAELKDNVPES
- a CDS encoding DNA topoisomerase IB gives rise to the protein MATHPDDLIYVDDSLPGISRKGAGRGFAYYDPKGRLIKCLKEKARLNAIALPPAYRDAWFCPAPNGHILATGYDDRGRKQYRYHPDFRAMREGEKFDQCLAFGELLPLIRRRVEEDIEGASPTRERVLAAVVRLLDMGFVRIGNEIYKKTNKSFGASTLRDRHARIEGSTVHIRFVGKGGKERELTLEDEKLARAVEDARDVPGQHLFQYYDADGQRHEIGSGDVNDYLRETMGEEFSAKNFRTWHASVLGFSLLEQARKRPAMGALLDEVSEKLGNTPTVARNSYIHPAIIDVLSRDEGWGEFRESVTLPRSTKYLTRHERGLIEMLRRGPKAQELLAA